CCGCCTTGAAATCATCGAGGTCGAGAAGCACGAGCAGGAGCGTTCGGCGTGTATGCCTCGCATCCTCGATCGCCTGCGCGCAGCGGCGGTGAAAAACCTCCTTATTGAGCGTGCCGGTCATGCGGTCGCGGTGCGCGTTGAACAATTCGCGGTCATAGGATCGCCGGAAACTGGTGACAGCGGCGGCGATGAACAGGAAGGCGGCGACGGGGACCGCGACGCGCAGCGCCAGCAGCGCGGGCGGAAGCTCGGGCGGGGCGTGCAGCGCCGGAACGGCTGTCAGGAACGCCGTGACGGTCGCCACGAAATAGCCCTCGCGCGCACCCAGCGCCCAGCAGGCTCCACAAATGACCGGCATGTAAAGCGGGGCAAAACCGATCGCCGGGAAGGAGAAATTCGCGGCAGCAACCCCTGTCGTCGCAGCGACGATCGCGAACCAGGCGCGTTCTCTCGACAGGGATTCAAGATGCTCGGCCAGTCGGCCGACAGGGAGGTGGCTGTTCATGCGCTGCGACCGCGCTTTAGCTTATGCAAGCGACGAATAATGAAGATGTGTGATTTCTGTGGCTTATCGACATAGATGGTATCCCTTCCATGTGGATCAGCCGCATGATGTGCCATTATGGCTGAACCGGTTCCCTCTCACGGCCCCGGACCGCGCTTCATGACACGTCATCATGTTGTCGGTGTTCCATCTTTCGTGAATCGGCGCGATCCAGAAACTGAGTCGGAACAATGATTTGAGTCTATTGGCTTTGTTCCATCTCTGTGAACTGCCCCAAAAATGTGCCATCAATGTGAACGGAGTCGCGTCCCAAATGGAGGCCAAGCTG
Above is a window of Sphingobium sp. WTD-1 DNA encoding:
- a CDS encoding GGDEF domain-containing protein is translated as MNSHLPVGRLAEHLESLSRERAWFAIVAATTGVAAANFSFPAIGFAPLYMPVICGACWALGAREGYFVATVTAFLTAVPALHAPPELPPALLALRVAVPVAAFLFIAAAVTSFRRSYDRELFNAHRDRMTGTLNKEVFHRRCAQAIEDARHTRRTLLLVLLDLDDFKAANDRAGHLAGDEILRAFAKGVSAIMRREDLIGRIGGDEFALLVRVPSIAEGQGIARDIHARLSAVLAQSRYPVTCSMGALLIPPEVPRTISELIHAADQAMYRAKRGGKNAVEIDDGTEPQGAAILPIAMQRREGVA